Proteins found in one Miscanthus floridulus cultivar M001 chromosome 4, ASM1932011v1, whole genome shotgun sequence genomic segment:
- the LOC136547966 gene encoding MADS-box transcription factor 8-like: protein MQPRLEDAMEEVEAEAVPKAMAGLELGELFVKNISFMFGKQIGSCRALPPHEINFVPLKQLVQSSRNEYLKLKTRVNNLQRTQRNLLGEDLGSLGIKELEQFEKQLDLSLRHIRSTGTQHMLDQLTDLQRREQMLCEANKCLRRTILGEASV from the exons ATGCAGCCGAGGCTGGAGGACGccatggaggaggtggaggccgaGGCGGTGCCCAAGGCGATGGCGGGGCTGGAGCTAGG TGAACTATTTGTTAAAAATATTTCATTTATGTTTGGGAAGCAAATTGGTAGCTGCCGG GCTCTACCACCACATGAAATCAACTTTGTCCCATTAAAGCAG TTAGTCCAGAGCAGTCGCAATGAGTACCTTAAACTGAAAACAAGGGTGAATAATTTACAGAGGACTCAGAG GAATTTGCTTGGTGAAGATCTGGGGTCACTTGGTATCAAAGAGCTTGAGCAGTTTGAGAAGCAACTTGATTTATCCTTAAGGCACATAAGATCCACAGGG ACACAGCATATGCTTGATCAGCTCACTGATCTTCAGAGGAGG GAACAAATGCTGTGTGAAGCAAATAAGTGCCTTAGAAGAACG ATACTCGGGGAAGCATCTGTTTAA